One part of the Raphanus sativus cultivar WK10039 chromosome 7, ASM80110v3, whole genome shotgun sequence genome encodes these proteins:
- the LOC130497402 gene encoding uncharacterized protein LOC130497402 isoform X2 — MEKRLRSSLKTSADEFLSTAVKLTLKSSKPSLKTIINSVKPSSDLSSSLPLALLHSILHHTQSFQNPPPHPPPPSSPSNSPPPKRQRGNGPPGSDSDPATSLQVLSHVLHLCILSPKKAFSATDLLPAAQALHNNLSLFESDPPLCLEVAGVCESWWKEGLPERETLIIQLLPFLLSRSLTLKKKVDVHRVYMLREAFSLFDFDDEESIEDLRMLLMRCVVSPLYLKTEDGQRFLSFAFRLSRQLMKSGLAVVKAQIPFGRKSVLEGFGGILFRAWREVEDDLKGEIEDGFMQGIVDSAIHAASSALAASLRKVLGGFITQRTIHGVEKLLFSLAEPMIFRSLQVANSNVRLNALHLLLDLFPMEDPEATKEEKDKLLDKQFYLLEKLMSDECPDVRSVAVEGLCRVFYLFWEVIPSPTITKIITKIFNDMSHESCSEVRLSTVNGITYLLANPQSHGILKVLLPRLGHLMLDSVTSVRVAMVDLLLLLRDVRTFQFNTVVSLDVLLSVLASDQTHVAKGIARLLMPSYFPTRKRAEEACTRCRTLINRNPLAGARFCEFLVSLGATLQSARQLVGFFLDSILSGDDELEENQIEGLVLASYHLCKDLVAADSGCMASLKQLLPGEKLKSLLAFAPTAQAQSAVFDILAMVSPDTVSDVLEDCMNLVVNCGGLPGDEGRQVEIRSVHKLLLSSNAFSDLIGTFTSILQKTAYRCQINFGNEAERKNVYSATRKKSKSSSAKWKHVSEKNAISFEEDYSVAIGIAWQIKDLLIMEDTRKAVLESSDVEELCIALKVVSQTSILQSSCCVYMDVYPVLAYTSLALHMTLRNLNTDDAQMNIAEDILDQTMGHILGFTEQLFQAGEDGTSDAIAPKAHLSKKQKRRNSNEASEALRSKEGGVLNKVKMLTAILKFVVESTEMGLASHFQARMLKFTSAYLKYAISSFDHHSTGKLQFEDADLKDMILCTKSSTSYAGKLINLVMREATGPLFEAFDLANDLLDLFTTVEISLGSAYASKLVTALNPWIPDLVLALGPCFINNNNNNLEEEEEDSYTSTFNHIKLCFPTWLVTCAKLELHEMDDTSETHLQLPALKRLRNTIVSLVKGHSKVVDGIGYVLLVCSAVCIEKKDYSTVLGLLRFLCVKLLSREGAEEDREWKELDTMLVSLPRIYPIIEREIGEERDEEEVKKLEAARELLLPVWTYHVYETGRFRMMEEEE, encoded by the exons tccttcttctccCTCTAATTCGCCTCCACCAAAGCGCCAACGCGGCAACGGACCACCCGGATCCGACTCGGATCCGGCTACTTCTCTCCAGGTCCTCTCTCATGTACTCCACTTGTGCATCCTATCTCCCAAGAAAGCCTTCTCCGCCACTGACTTACTCCCCGCCGCTCAAGCTCTGCACAACAACCTCAGCCTCTTCGAGTCGGATCCGCCTCTGTGCCTCGAGGTCGCCGGAGTCTGCGAGTCTTGGTGGAAGGAAGGGCTTCCGGAAAGAGAAACTCTCATCATCCAGCTGTTACCGTTTCTCCTCTCGAGGTCACTTACGCTGAAGAAGAAAGTAGACGTCCACCGAGTCTACATGCTCAGAGAAGCCTTCTCCCTGTTCGATTTCGACGACGAAGAGAGCATCGAAGACCTTCGGATGCTCCTCATGCGCTGCGTCGTCTCGCCTCTGTATTTGAAAACGGAAGACGGCCAGAGATTTCTCTCTTTCGCGTTCAGGCTCAGCAGGCAGCTGATGAAGTCCGGACTCGCCGTTGTCAAAGCTCAGATCCCTTTCGGGAGGAAGTCCGTCCTCGAAGGCTTCGGAGGGATCCTCTTCAGAGCTTGGAGAGAAGTTGAGGATGACTTGAAAGGCGAGATCGAAGACGGTTTTATGCAGGGGATTGTTGATAGCGCTATCCACGCCGCTTCCTCCGCTCTTGCTGCCTCTCTGAGGAAGGTTCTCGGAGGGTTTATCACCCAGCGGACTATTCACGGTGTCGAGAAGCTCCTCTTCAGCCTTGCTGAGCCTATGATATTTCGCTCCTTGCAG GTTGCAAATTCAAATGTTCGTTTGAATGCTTTACATTTGCTTCTGGATCTTTTCCCAATGGAGGATCCGGAAGCAACGAAAGAAGAGAAAGACAAGCTGCTTGACAAACAGTTCTACTTGCTGGAGAAATTAATGAGCGATGAATGTCCTGATGTGAGGTCTGTTGCTGTGGAAGGTCTCTGTCGAGTTTTCTATCTTTTCTGGGAAGTGATCCCATCGCCGACGATCACCAAGATCATCACCAAGATATTCAACGACATGTCGCATGAGTCTTGCAGTGAGGTTAGGCTTTCGACGGTTAACGGTATAACTTATCTCCTCGCGAACCCGCAGTCCCATGGTATTCTTAAGGTGCTTCTGCCGAGACTGGGGCATTTGATGCTGGATAGTGTTACTTCTGTACGTGTTGCCATGGTTGATCTGCTCCTGCTCTTGAGAGATGTGCGTACTTTCCAGTTTAACACG GTAGTGAGTTTGGATGTGTTATTATCCGTGCTTGCTTCTGACCAAACTCATGTTGCTAAGGGAATCGCACGGCTTCTGATGCCATCCTATTTTCCGACGAGAAAGAGAGCTGAGGAGGCCTGCACGCGATGCAGGACGCTCATTAACAGAAACCCACTGGCTGGTGCAAGGTTTTGCGAGTTTTTAGTATCTTTAGGAGCAACCCTTCAATCTGCACGGCAGCTAGTCGGATTCTTCTTGGATTCAATCTTGTCAGGTGATGATGAGCTAGAGGAGAATCAGATTGAAGGCTTGGTTCTTGCTTCGTACCATCTCTGTAAAGATCTGGTTGCTGCTGATTCTGGGTGTATGGCCTCCCTTAAACAGTTGTTACCTGGAGAGAAATTGAAAAGCTTGCTAGCTTTTGCACCCACTGCACAGGCTCAGTCAGCTGTCTTTGATATTCTTGCTATGGTCTCCCCTGATACCGTCTCTGACGTCCTAGAAGATTGCATGAATTTGGTTGTTAATTGTGGTGGTTTGCCTGGTGATGAAGGACGACAGGTCGAGATTAGGTCTGTGCACAAGTTACTCCTGTCTTCTAATGCCTTCTCTGACCTCATTGGAACTTTTACCAGTATCCTCCAGAAGACTGCGTACCGCTGCCAGATCAATTTCGGCAATGAAGCAGAAAGAAAGAATGTCTACTCAGCGACGAGGAAGAAGTCAAAGTCCTCTTCCGCAAAGTGGAAACATGTTAGCGAGAAAAATGCGATCAGCTTCGAGGAAGATTATTCGGTAGCTATAGGCATAGCATGGCAAATAAAGGATTTGCTTATCATGGAAGATACTCGTAAGGCAGTACTCGAATCTTCTGATGTTGAGGAGTTATGCATTGCCTTAAAAGTCGTCTCCCAGACTAGCATACTGCAATCCTCTTGTTGTGTATACATGGACGTGTACCCTGTATTAGCATATACTTCTCTTGCTTTACACATGACTCTTCGCAATCTTAATACGGATGACGCTCAGATGAATATTGCCGAG GATATTCTGGACCAAACAATGGGTCACATTCTAGGCTTTACAGAACAACTGTTCCAGGCAGGTGAAGATGGAACGTCAGACGCCATAGCTCCAAAGGCTCACCTTAGCAAGAAACAGAAAAGAAGAAATTCAAATGAAG CTTCAGAGGCTCTTAGATCAAAAGAAGGAGGTGTACTGAACAAGGTCAAGATGCTAACTGCGATTCTCAAGTTTGTTGTTGAGTCTACAGAGATGGGTCTAGCTTCCCATTTCCAAGCAAGAATGCTGAAGTTCACATCTGCGTATCTGAAGTATGCCATCTCCAGTTTCGACCACCATTCAACTGGTAAGTTACAATTTGAGGATGCAGATTTGAAGGACATGATTCTGTGTACCAAAAGCTCGACCAGTTATGCCGGAAAGTTGATAAACCTGGTGATGAGGGAAGCGACTGGCCCTCTGTTTGAAGCTTTCGACCTTGCAAATGACCTGCTTGATCTATTCACCACGGTGGAGATATCGTTAGGCTCGGCTTATGCATCGAAACTTGTGACAGCTTTAAACCCTTGGATACCAGATTTGGTTCTTGCATTAGGACCgtgtttcatcaacaacaacaacaacaacttggaagaagaagaagaagattcgtACACCAGCACATTCAATCACATCAAACTCTGCTTTCCGACATGGCTTGTTACGTGTGCGAAGCTGGAGCTACATGAAATGGATGACACCTCAGAAACTCATCTCCAGCTCCCGGCACTGAAAAGACTGAGAAACACCATAGTTTCATTGGTGAAAGGTCATTCAAAAGTGGTTGATGGAATCGGTTATGTTCTTTTGGTGTGCTCAGCCGTGTGTATAGAGAAGAAAGATTACAGTACAGTTTTAGGGTTGTTGCGCTTTCTATGTGTGAAGTTGCTTAGTAGAGAAGGAGCAGAGGAAGATAGAGAGTGGAAAGAGCTTGACACAATGTTGGTCTCGCTTCCGAGAATATACCCGATAATAGAGCGAGAGATTGGTGAAGAAAGAGATGAAGAGGAAGTGAAGAAGCTAGAGGCGGCAAGAGAATTGCTTCTACCTGTGTGGACGTACCATGTCTATGAAACCGGAAGGTTTCGCATgatggaggaagaagaatag
- the LOC130497402 gene encoding uncharacterized protein LOC130497402 isoform X1, whose product MEKRLRSSLKTSADEFLSTAVKLTLKSSKPSLKTIINSVKPSSDLSSSLPLALLHSILHHTQSFQNPPPHPPPPSSPSNSPPPKRQRGNGPPGSDSDPATSLQVLSHVLHLCILSPKKAFSATDLLPAAQALHNNLSLFESDPPLCLEVAGVCESWWKEGLPERETLIIQLLPFLLSRSLTLKKKVDVHRVYMLREAFSLFDFDDEESIEDLRMLLMRCVVSPLYLKTEDGQRFLSFAFRLSRQLMKSGLAVVKAQIPFGRKSVLEGFGGILFRAWREVEDDLKGEIEDGFMQGIVDSAIHAASSALAASLRKVLGGFITQRTIHGVEKLLFSLAEPMIFRSLQVANSNVRLNALHLLLDLFPMEDPEATKEEKDKLLDKQFYLLEKLMSDECPDVRSVAVEGLCRVFYLFWEVIPSPTITKIITKIFNDMSHESCSEVRLSTVNGITYLLANPQSHGILKVLLPRLGHLMLDSVTSVRVAMVDLLLLLRDVRTFQFNTVVSLDVLLSVLASDQTHVAKGIARLLMPSYFPTRKRAEEACTRCRTLINRNPLAGARFCEFLVSLGATLQSARQLVGFFLDSILSGDDELEENQIEGLVLASYHLCKDLVAADSGCMASLKQLLPGEKLKSLLAFAPTAQAQSAVFDILAMVSPDTVSDVLEDCMNLVVNCGGLPGDEGRQVEIRSVHKLLLSSNAFSDLIGTFTSILQKTAYRCQINFGNEAERKNVYSATRKKSKSSSAKWKHVSEKNAISFEEDYSVAIGIAWQIKDLLIMEDTRKAVLESSDVEELCIALKVVSQTSILQSSCCVYMDVYPVLAYTSLALHMTLRNLNTDDAQMNIAEDILDQTMGHILGFTEQLFQAGEDGTSDAIAPKAHLSKKQKRRNSNEGDDASEALRSKEGGVLNKVKMLTAILKFVVESTEMGLASHFQARMLKFTSAYLKYAISSFDHHSTGKLQFEDADLKDMILCTKSSTSYAGKLINLVMREATGPLFEAFDLANDLLDLFTTVEISLGSAYASKLVTALNPWIPDLVLALGPCFINNNNNNLEEEEEDSYTSTFNHIKLCFPTWLVTCAKLELHEMDDTSETHLQLPALKRLRNTIVSLVKGHSKVVDGIGYVLLVCSAVCIEKKDYSTVLGLLRFLCVKLLSREGAEEDREWKELDTMLVSLPRIYPIIEREIGEERDEEEVKKLEAARELLLPVWTYHVYETGRFRMMEEEE is encoded by the exons tccttcttctccCTCTAATTCGCCTCCACCAAAGCGCCAACGCGGCAACGGACCACCCGGATCCGACTCGGATCCGGCTACTTCTCTCCAGGTCCTCTCTCATGTACTCCACTTGTGCATCCTATCTCCCAAGAAAGCCTTCTCCGCCACTGACTTACTCCCCGCCGCTCAAGCTCTGCACAACAACCTCAGCCTCTTCGAGTCGGATCCGCCTCTGTGCCTCGAGGTCGCCGGAGTCTGCGAGTCTTGGTGGAAGGAAGGGCTTCCGGAAAGAGAAACTCTCATCATCCAGCTGTTACCGTTTCTCCTCTCGAGGTCACTTACGCTGAAGAAGAAAGTAGACGTCCACCGAGTCTACATGCTCAGAGAAGCCTTCTCCCTGTTCGATTTCGACGACGAAGAGAGCATCGAAGACCTTCGGATGCTCCTCATGCGCTGCGTCGTCTCGCCTCTGTATTTGAAAACGGAAGACGGCCAGAGATTTCTCTCTTTCGCGTTCAGGCTCAGCAGGCAGCTGATGAAGTCCGGACTCGCCGTTGTCAAAGCTCAGATCCCTTTCGGGAGGAAGTCCGTCCTCGAAGGCTTCGGAGGGATCCTCTTCAGAGCTTGGAGAGAAGTTGAGGATGACTTGAAAGGCGAGATCGAAGACGGTTTTATGCAGGGGATTGTTGATAGCGCTATCCACGCCGCTTCCTCCGCTCTTGCTGCCTCTCTGAGGAAGGTTCTCGGAGGGTTTATCACCCAGCGGACTATTCACGGTGTCGAGAAGCTCCTCTTCAGCCTTGCTGAGCCTATGATATTTCGCTCCTTGCAG GTTGCAAATTCAAATGTTCGTTTGAATGCTTTACATTTGCTTCTGGATCTTTTCCCAATGGAGGATCCGGAAGCAACGAAAGAAGAGAAAGACAAGCTGCTTGACAAACAGTTCTACTTGCTGGAGAAATTAATGAGCGATGAATGTCCTGATGTGAGGTCTGTTGCTGTGGAAGGTCTCTGTCGAGTTTTCTATCTTTTCTGGGAAGTGATCCCATCGCCGACGATCACCAAGATCATCACCAAGATATTCAACGACATGTCGCATGAGTCTTGCAGTGAGGTTAGGCTTTCGACGGTTAACGGTATAACTTATCTCCTCGCGAACCCGCAGTCCCATGGTATTCTTAAGGTGCTTCTGCCGAGACTGGGGCATTTGATGCTGGATAGTGTTACTTCTGTACGTGTTGCCATGGTTGATCTGCTCCTGCTCTTGAGAGATGTGCGTACTTTCCAGTTTAACACG GTAGTGAGTTTGGATGTGTTATTATCCGTGCTTGCTTCTGACCAAACTCATGTTGCTAAGGGAATCGCACGGCTTCTGATGCCATCCTATTTTCCGACGAGAAAGAGAGCTGAGGAGGCCTGCACGCGATGCAGGACGCTCATTAACAGAAACCCACTGGCTGGTGCAAGGTTTTGCGAGTTTTTAGTATCTTTAGGAGCAACCCTTCAATCTGCACGGCAGCTAGTCGGATTCTTCTTGGATTCAATCTTGTCAGGTGATGATGAGCTAGAGGAGAATCAGATTGAAGGCTTGGTTCTTGCTTCGTACCATCTCTGTAAAGATCTGGTTGCTGCTGATTCTGGGTGTATGGCCTCCCTTAAACAGTTGTTACCTGGAGAGAAATTGAAAAGCTTGCTAGCTTTTGCACCCACTGCACAGGCTCAGTCAGCTGTCTTTGATATTCTTGCTATGGTCTCCCCTGATACCGTCTCTGACGTCCTAGAAGATTGCATGAATTTGGTTGTTAATTGTGGTGGTTTGCCTGGTGATGAAGGACGACAGGTCGAGATTAGGTCTGTGCACAAGTTACTCCTGTCTTCTAATGCCTTCTCTGACCTCATTGGAACTTTTACCAGTATCCTCCAGAAGACTGCGTACCGCTGCCAGATCAATTTCGGCAATGAAGCAGAAAGAAAGAATGTCTACTCAGCGACGAGGAAGAAGTCAAAGTCCTCTTCCGCAAAGTGGAAACATGTTAGCGAGAAAAATGCGATCAGCTTCGAGGAAGATTATTCGGTAGCTATAGGCATAGCATGGCAAATAAAGGATTTGCTTATCATGGAAGATACTCGTAAGGCAGTACTCGAATCTTCTGATGTTGAGGAGTTATGCATTGCCTTAAAAGTCGTCTCCCAGACTAGCATACTGCAATCCTCTTGTTGTGTATACATGGACGTGTACCCTGTATTAGCATATACTTCTCTTGCTTTACACATGACTCTTCGCAATCTTAATACGGATGACGCTCAGATGAATATTGCCGAG GATATTCTGGACCAAACAATGGGTCACATTCTAGGCTTTACAGAACAACTGTTCCAGGCAGGTGAAGATGGAACGTCAGACGCCATAGCTCCAAAGGCTCACCTTAGCAAGAAACAGAAAAGAAGAAATTCAAATGAAGGTGATGATG CTTCAGAGGCTCTTAGATCAAAAGAAGGAGGTGTACTGAACAAGGTCAAGATGCTAACTGCGATTCTCAAGTTTGTTGTTGAGTCTACAGAGATGGGTCTAGCTTCCCATTTCCAAGCAAGAATGCTGAAGTTCACATCTGCGTATCTGAAGTATGCCATCTCCAGTTTCGACCACCATTCAACTGGTAAGTTACAATTTGAGGATGCAGATTTGAAGGACATGATTCTGTGTACCAAAAGCTCGACCAGTTATGCCGGAAAGTTGATAAACCTGGTGATGAGGGAAGCGACTGGCCCTCTGTTTGAAGCTTTCGACCTTGCAAATGACCTGCTTGATCTATTCACCACGGTGGAGATATCGTTAGGCTCGGCTTATGCATCGAAACTTGTGACAGCTTTAAACCCTTGGATACCAGATTTGGTTCTTGCATTAGGACCgtgtttcatcaacaacaacaacaacaacttggaagaagaagaagaagattcgtACACCAGCACATTCAATCACATCAAACTCTGCTTTCCGACATGGCTTGTTACGTGTGCGAAGCTGGAGCTACATGAAATGGATGACACCTCAGAAACTCATCTCCAGCTCCCGGCACTGAAAAGACTGAGAAACACCATAGTTTCATTGGTGAAAGGTCATTCAAAAGTGGTTGATGGAATCGGTTATGTTCTTTTGGTGTGCTCAGCCGTGTGTATAGAGAAGAAAGATTACAGTACAGTTTTAGGGTTGTTGCGCTTTCTATGTGTGAAGTTGCTTAGTAGAGAAGGAGCAGAGGAAGATAGAGAGTGGAAAGAGCTTGACACAATGTTGGTCTCGCTTCCGAGAATATACCCGATAATAGAGCGAGAGATTGGTGAAGAAAGAGATGAAGAGGAAGTGAAGAAGCTAGAGGCGGCAAGAGAATTGCTTCTACCTGTGTGGACGTACCATGTCTATGAAACCGGAAGGTTTCGCATgatggaggaagaagaatag